One window of the Colletotrichum destructivum chromosome 6, complete sequence genome contains the following:
- a CDS encoding Putative 2EXR domain-containing protein, which translates to MATTFHQFSSLPPEIRILIWECALRPSHPGVHFFSLETKAIVTESVGRRRPSVVPRDTRYILAPPAFTTGPRRMWQDGNPSTYLVDAGLWSAQRESRHVVQKHLNQLLKPHSPGDARDATGPDQQQPGGTLRMLPHQDLICIQVGARQNVMTDKALSDLRTMLQRPSPTAKFSTTVHIAFEYDDSWAISGEGRLSLLRSEAGPKSCFLHLLNSIYLGKLSAELYLIDYRLKLKPGVLAPCLFRADGYEFRGVDRSRVEGGDGASSIWGFVRALNQIAALWWMSTYMLPWGSELDEDTQPWNYFHRHHASVLVCQKE; encoded by the coding sequence ATGGCCACAACTTTCCATCAGTTCTCGTCGCTCCCTCCCGAAATTCGCATCCTTATCTGGGAATGCGCCCTCCGACCCTCCCACCCGGGCGTCCACTTCTTCTCGCTGGAAACGAAGGCCATCGTCACAGAGTCTGTCGGCCGCCGCAGGCCTTCAGTGGTGCCCAGGGACACAAGATACATCCTGGCGCCCCCAGCCTTCACCACGGGCCCGCGGCGCATGTGGCAGGACGGGAACCCTTCGACctacctcgtcgacgccggcctgtGGTCCGCGCAGAGGGAGTCGAGACACGTGGTCCAGAAGCACCTGAACCAGCTCCTCAAGCCTCACAGCCCAGGCGATGCCCGCGACGCGACAGGTCCCgatcaacaacaacccgGTGGGACGCTCAGAATGCTCCCGCATCAGGACTTGATCTGCATTCAGGTCGGAGCCCGCCAGAACGTCATGACGGACAAGGCACTGTCCGACCTCCGTACCATGCTACAGCGCCCCAGTCCGACGGCGAAGTTCTCAACGACCGTCCACATCGCGTTCGAATACGATGATAGCTGGGCCAtcagcggcgagggccgcctCAGCCTCTTGCGGTCGGAGGCTGGTCCCAAGAGCTGCTTCTTGCACCTGCTCAACTCGATCTACCTTGGTAAGCTTTCAGCGGAGCTGTACCTCATTGACTACCGGCTCAAGCTCAAGCCAGGCGTGTTGGCGCCCTGTCTCTTCCGCGCCGATGGGTACGAGTTCCGGGGTGTCGACAGGTCgcgcgtcgagggcggcgatggggcGTCGAGCATCTGGGGGTTCGTGAGGGCCCTGAACCAAATCGCGGCTCTCTGGTGGATGTCTACCTACATGTTGCCGTGGGGGTCCGAGCTCGATGAAGATACGCAGCCTTGGAACTACTTCCATCGCCATCATGCGAGCGTGCTCGTATGCCAGAAGGAGTGA